In Candidatus Paceibacterota bacterium, a genomic segment contains:
- a CDS encoding TatD family hydrolase, giving the protein MNFESVKYFDIHTHVNFADFDIDQGAVIKRAQEAGVGIINVGVDRKTSAEVVELAHKYESMFATVGQHPSPHGVADEFDYDFYKKLASDPKVVAIGECGLDYFHAERLAFQKGIFEKQIDLAIEFGKPLMLHVRNGKSESAYLEALEILKAKSALKADFHFFAGSWEEAKAILAAGFYISFDGPITFARNYDEVIKNAPLDRIMSETDAPFATPAPYRGKRNEPLYVVEVVKKIAEIRGEDFEKVRAQLVQNTKTFFSLSQ; this is encoded by the coding sequence ATGAATTTTGAATCTGTCAAATATTTCGACATTCATACGCATGTTAATTTTGCGGATTTTGATATTGACCAAGGGGCGGTAATCAAGAGAGCACAAGAGGCGGGGGTGGGAATTATAAATGTTGGAGTAGATCGGAAGACCTCAGCCGAGGTGGTTGAGCTGGCTCATAAATATGAGAGCATGTTTGCCACGGTCGGTCAGCATCCGTCACCTCATGGCGTAGCGGATGAATTTGATTATGATTTTTATAAAAAATTAGCCAGCGACCCGAAAGTGGTGGCGATCGGGGAGTGTGGGTTGGATTATTTTCATGCCGAGCGCCTTGCCTTTCAAAAAGGTATTTTTGAAAAACAAATCGATTTGGCAATTGAGTTTGGTAAGCCACTGATGCTCCATGTTCGAAACGGCAAAAGTGAGTCGGCTTATCTTGAAGCTTTGGAAATTTTGAAAGCCAAAAGCGCACTTAAAGCAGATTTTCATTTTTTTGCCGGCAGTTGGGAAGAGGCGAAGGCTATTTTGGCTGCCGGATTTTATATTTCTTTTGATGGACCAATCACTTTTGCCAGAAATTATGACGAGGTGATTAAAAATGCGCCACTCGATCGGATTATGTCTGAAACGGATGCGCCCTTTGCCACCCCGGCACCATATCGGGGGAAAAGGAACGAACCTTTATATGTAGTCGAGGTGGTCAAAAAAATTGCTGAAATTCGGGGCGAAGACTTTGAAAAAGTCCGAGCCCAGTTGGTCCAGAACACGAAAACCTTTTTCAGTTTGAGCCAATAG
- a CDS encoding pitrilysin family protein, protein MKFKKTTLKNGLRIITIPMPANPTVTVLVMVEAGSKYETKPQNGLSHFLEHMCFKGTVARPKPTDISRELDGIGSIYNAFTAQEFTGYYAKADAKHASKILDIVSDIYLNSTLPAIELEKEKGVIVEEINMYEDLPHRQVQDIFMEALFGNQPAGWNIAGTKNNVRSFKREDFVAYRKKHYVAGATTVIVAGQFQEKSIISGIKKRFAGIDSLAKAEKKPVTEKQDKPTVRVRQKKTDQMHLVLGVRAFPVGDKRNPALKLLAAVLGAGMSSRLFVKLREEMGVCYYVRAETDLYTDHGHLAVSAGIDKNRLFEVLEVLLKEFRKFKTEPVPPEELQKAKDYLIGTMYLGLESSDELAEFYGYQELLKKQIKKPDEIAKEIQKVKVEQIREVAEEIFQNNRLNLAVVGEVKEEKKLSSVLGFISEVGRVK, encoded by the coding sequence ATGAAATTTAAAAAAACTACTTTAAAAAATGGTTTGCGAATCATTACTATTCCGATGCCGGCCAACCCGACAGTCACGGTTTTGGTGATGGTCGAAGCTGGCTCCAAGTATGAGACTAAACCGCAAAACGGTCTCTCGCACTTTCTTGAGCACATGTGTTTCAAGGGTACTGTTGCGAGGCCAAAACCGACCGATATTAGTCGCGAATTGGACGGAATCGGCTCAATTTATAATGCTTTTACGGCTCAAGAATTTACCGGCTATTATGCCAAGGCTGATGCCAAGCATGCTAGCAAGATCTTAGACATAGTTTCGGATATTTATCTTAATTCGACTTTGCCGGCTATCGAACTGGAAAAGGAGAAAGGGGTGATTGTGGAAGAAATCAATATGTATGAAGACCTGCCTCATCGTCAGGTTCAAGATATTTTTATGGAAGCGCTTTTCGGTAATCAGCCGGCCGGTTGGAATATTGCCGGCACGAAAAATAATGTCCGCTCTTTTAAGAGGGAAGATTTTGTGGCTTATCGTAAAAAACACTATGTGGCGGGTGCGACTACTGTGATTGTCGCCGGCCAGTTCCAAGAAAAATCTATTATTTCGGGAATTAAAAAAAGATTTGCCGGAATTGACAGTTTGGCCAAGGCGGAGAAAAAGCCGGTCACAGAGAAGCAGGATAAGCCAACTGTTCGAGTGCGACAAAAAAAGACCGATCAGATGCATCTGGTGTTGGGGGTGAGGGCTTTTCCTGTCGGGGATAAGCGCAATCCGGCCCTCAAACTCTTGGCCGCAGTTTTGGGTGCTGGGATGAGCTCGCGCCTGTTTGTGAAATTAAGGGAAGAGATGGGGGTCTGCTACTATGTGCGGGCTGAGACCGATTTGTACACGGATCACGGTCATTTGGCAGTTTCGGCAGGGATTGATAAAAATCGACTTTTTGAGGTGCTCGAAGTGTTGCTAAAGGAATTTCGAAAATTTAAGACCGAACCGGTACCGCCAGAAGAATTGCAGAAGGCCAAGGACTATTTAATTGGGACGATGTATCTTGGCCTCGAATCCTCCGATGAATTGGCCGAGTTTTATGGTTACCAGGAACTTTTGAAAAAGCAGATTAAAAAGCCTGATGAAATCGCCAAGGAAATTCAAAAGGTCAAAGTTGAGCAGATTAGGGAAGTCGCTGAAGAGATTTTTCAAAATAATCGCTTGAATTTGGCGGTCGTTGGCGAAGTCAAAGAGGAAAAAAAGCTTTCTTCCGTTTTGGGGTTTATTAGCGAGGTAGGGCGAGTGAAATGA
- the recO gene encoding DNA repair protein RecO — translation MYTIYTTPAFILKSSPRGESNQLYTIFTKDFGLLRASAQGVRFLKSKLRYKLQEFNLVEITLVRGKEHWRITNVGHEQSLFTEFKGQKPVLAILARVFNLLRRLLHGEEKNEQLFDHLSETVKFFQSQSLDSSELTNLEYILVLRLLHSLGYLGSSPEVEEFVASPFWSGEVLVKMGSWKKQALSMINQSLQETQL, via the coding sequence ATGTACACCATTTACACCACTCCGGCTTTTATCCTTAAGAGTTCACCCCGCGGTGAGTCTAATCAGCTTTACACGATTTTCACCAAAGATTTTGGTTTACTCCGTGCCTCGGCTCAAGGTGTCAGGTTTTTAAAATCCAAACTGCGTTATAAATTGCAGGAATTTAATTTGGTTGAGATTACTTTGGTCAGAGGCAAAGAACATTGGCGGATTACTAATGTCGGCCACGAGCAAAGCCTGTTCACTGAATTCAAGGGTCAAAAACCTGTTCTGGCAATTCTGGCTCGTGTTTTTAATTTGCTCCGGCGTCTACTTCACGGCGAAGAGAAAAATGAGCAACTTTTTGACCATCTATCCGAGACGGTCAAATTTTTCCAAAGTCAATCGCTTGATTCAAGCGAGCTGACAAATTTAGAGTACATTTTGGTTTTGCGCCTGCTTCATTCTTTGGGCTATCTCGGCAGTTCGCCGGAAGTTGAGGAATTTGTAGCTTCACCGTTTTGGAGCGGGGAAGTTTTGGTTAAAATGGGCAGTTGGAAAAAACAAGCTCTCTCGATGATTAACCAGTCGCTTCAGGAGACTCAGTTGTAG
- a CDS encoding AI-2E family transporter yields MRDDSIINIRINSGTIIKTILFVVFLFLLYSIRDIVLVVLTAIVIASAVEPATKWFTKHNVHRVAAVLVVYLVATIILAGVFYLLVPSVLNEASNFLTKAPEYLNKIKLWSPIEPSQSLVATQSLSTFSSGFSFEQIVGDIQSMLSNTSEGFVKIVSLVFGGAFSFILIVVLSFYLAVQEDGVSNFLKVITPLKSQKYVVGLWVRTRDKIGYWMQGQLLLSVIIAILVYLGLTIIGVKNALLLALLAGIFELIPVFGPILAAIPAILAGIFDGGGLTTGLLIAGLYLIVQQFENHLIYPLVVQKIVGISPIIVILALIIGGKLAGFLGIILAVPFAAALMEYFHDIQREKFTAMEKMAAEPQN; encoded by the coding sequence ATGCGCGACGATTCTATTATCAACATTAGGATAAATTCCGGCACGATTATTAAGACTATTTTGTTTGTGGTCTTTTTATTCCTGCTTTATTCAATTCGAGACATTGTACTGGTAGTTTTGACCGCCATCGTGATTGCTTCGGCTGTCGAGCCGGCGACCAAGTGGTTTACAAAGCACAATGTCCATCGAGTAGCGGCCGTGCTTGTCGTTTATTTGGTCGCGACCATTATCTTGGCTGGGGTCTTTTATCTCCTGGTGCCGTCGGTTCTTAATGAAGCCTCAAACTTTTTGACCAAGGCTCCCGAGTACCTGAATAAAATTAAGTTATGGAGTCCGATTGAGCCAAGCCAGTCTCTAGTTGCCACTCAAAGTCTTTCCACCTTCTCTTCCGGCTTCTCGTTCGAACAAATTGTCGGCGATATCCAGTCAATGCTTTCAAATACCAGTGAAGGATTTGTTAAAATTGTCAGCTTGGTGTTCGGCGGCGCCTTCTCCTTTATTTTGATTGTCGTGCTCTCGTTCTATTTGGCGGTTCAGGAAGACGGGGTCAGTAATTTTTTGAAAGTCATTACTCCGCTTAAAAGCCAGAAGTATGTCGTCGGACTTTGGGTGCGAACTCGCGATAAAATCGGTTATTGGATGCAGGGCCAGCTACTTTTGAGTGTGATTATCGCGATTCTGGTTTATTTAGGCTTAACAATTATTGGTGTCAAGAATGCTTTGCTTTTAGCCCTTCTGGCTGGTATCTTTGAATTGATTCCCGTTTTCGGCCCGATCTTGGCGGCTATTCCAGCGATTCTGGCCGGTATTTTCGATGGTGGCGGTTTGACCACCGGTCTATTGATCGCCGGTCTCTACCTCATCGTTCAACAATTTGAAAATCACTTGATTTATCCGCTAGTTGTTCAAAAAATTGTCGGCATCTCACCGATTATCGTAATCCTAGCTTTGATTATCGGTGGCAAATTGGCCGGCTTCTTGGGTATTATTCTCGCAGTACCTTTTGCGGCCGCTCTTATGGAATATTTTCACGATATTCAACGCGAAAAATTTACCGCAATGGAAAAAATGGCCGCTGAACCGCAAAATTAA
- a CDS encoding alpha/beta hydrolase gives MTKVFLIHGWDGHPHNNWFPWLIAELKAKYIEVEAPYLPNPAAPKVKGWLSYLKDYVGKADEETFFVAHSLGCNAVLRLLETLNPKVKIGGCIFVGGFSGDIGIPEVSEFVSLPLDLKKAKSHAKKIINIFSDNDEVVTLAESLKFARDLGAKKIMIKGAGHFGSEDGYKSLPIVLEALLPMLKI, from the coding sequence ATGACAAAAGTCTTTCTAATCCACGGCTGGGATGGTCACCCTCACAACAACTGGTTTCCGTGGCTAATTGCCGAGCTCAAGGCTAAATACATTGAAGTTGAGGCGCCGTATCTACCAAATCCGGCCGCACCTAAGGTTAAGGGGTGGCTCTCATATCTGAAGGATTATGTAGGTAAAGCCGACGAAGAGACCTTTTTTGTAGCTCACAGTTTGGGCTGTAATGCGGTTTTGAGATTGCTGGAGACTCTTAATCCTAAGGTCAAAATCGGCGGTTGTATTTTTGTTGGCGGTTTTTCCGGCGATATCGGTATTCCTGAGGTGTCGGAATTTGTTTCTTTGCCACTTGATCTAAAAAAAGCCAAAAGTCATGCCAAAAAAATTATCAATATCTTTTCCGACAATGATGAAGTGGTGACTCTGGCCGAAAGTTTGAAATTTGCCCGCGATCTCGGCGCCAAGAAAATTATGATTAAGGGCGCCGGACACTTCGGTTCCGAAGATGGCTATAAAAGTCTGCCAATTGTTCTTGAGGCATTGTTGCCGATGTTGAAAATTTAA
- the rpsR gene encoding 30S ribosomal protein S18: protein MKQCYFTQNNIKHIDYKDIELLKKFLNPHGRVLARKRTGISATFQRKLAEAVKRARFMGLLPYVSR, encoded by the coding sequence ATGAAACAATGCTATTTCACGCAAAATAATATCAAGCACATCGATTATAAGGATATCGAACTTCTTAAGAAGTTCCTCAATCCTCACGGTCGTGTCTTGGCCAGGAAGCGAACCGGGATTTCGGCAACTTTCCAGCGCAAGCTGGCCGAAGCCGTCAAGAGAGCTCGCTTTATGGGACTTTTGCCTTACGTTTCAAGGTAA
- a CDS encoding elongation factor P — protein MAMLEYNEVTERKYIVYEGAPYEVLSSHVFRKQQRKPVNATKLKNLITGKVTEVSFHQSEKIDEAEINKKEIKYLYNNRGEWWFADPKDPAKRFPIKEELVGPGGKFLKANNLVDMLTFGEDEDVQILGLKLPIKVELKVTEAAPAVRGDTISGGSKQITLETGAVINAPLFIKEGDIVKINTDTGEYSERVN, from the coding sequence ATGGCAATGCTTGAATACAATGAGGTCACTGAGCGAAAATATATCGTCTACGAAGGCGCGCCGTATGAAGTGCTATCTTCTCATGTATTTCGCAAGCAACAACGCAAGCCGGTGAACGCTACCAAGCTTAAGAACCTGATTACCGGCAAAGTCACCGAGGTCTCTTTCCATCAATCAGAGAAAATCGACGAAGCTGAGATCAACAAGAAAGAGATTAAATACTTGTACAACAATCGAGGCGAATGGTGGTTTGCCGATCCAAAAGATCCTGCCAAACGCTTCCCTATCAAAGAAGAGCTAGTTGGGCCGGGTGGCAAATTCCTAAAGGCCAACAACCTTGTCGACATGCTCACTTTCGGCGAAGACGAGGATGTTCAAATCCTGGGCCTAAAATTACCAATTAAAGTGGAGCTAAAGGTCACCGAAGCCGCCCCTGCTGTCCGTGGCGATACAATTTCCGGCGGTAGCAAGCAAATCACCCTCGAGACCGGCGCCGTTATCAATGCTCCGCTTTTCATCAAAGAAGGCGACATTGTGAAAATTAATACCGATACTGGCGAGTATTCGGAACGCGTTAACTAG
- a CDS encoding 30S ribosomal protein S6, which produces MSDSKKQIYEVGFLLIPTIDEADLGKEFTTIKDVLEKQGVTFISEEMPKLRVLAYQMRKKINAVYQKYNNAYFGWIKFEGGAETQENLKKALDSNLKVLRYIIVSTVRENTMVGLKIAPKIENVGKTRKTETPAPDRPKMTEAELDKTIAELVAE; this is translated from the coding sequence ATGTCTGATTCCAAAAAACAAATCTACGAAGTCGGTTTTCTTCTAATCCCAACGATTGATGAGGCTGATTTGGGCAAAGAGTTTACAACCATTAAAGATGTCCTTGAAAAGCAGGGTGTAACCTTTATTTCCGAGGAAATGCCTAAATTGCGCGTTTTGGCCTACCAAATGCGAAAGAAAATCAACGCCGTCTATCAAAAATACAACAACGCCTATTTCGGCTGGATTAAGTTTGAGGGTGGGGCTGAGACCCAGGAGAACCTAAAGAAGGCTCTGGATTCAAATTTGAAGGTTCTAAGATACATTATCGTTTCGACAGTCAGAGAAAATACGATGGTTGGGCTAAAAATTGCCCCGAAAATCGAGAATGTCGGCAAGACCAGAAAGACTGAAACTCCGGCCCCAGATCGACCAAAAATGACCGAAGCCGAGCTCGACAAGACGATTGCGGAGCTGGTCGCTGAATAA
- the ssb gene encoding single-stranded DNA-binding protein, with the protein MYINKVLLYGNITRDPEMKALPSGMQVTSFSMATNRVFKDRDGNKKEQADFHNIVVFGRQAETVHQYLKKGSGVFVEGRIQTRSWDDKSTGEKKYRTEVVADRIQFGPKSAGGGGGSYSKTDSVPKDSKAPAKAEELETIQYPTEEINAEDIPF; encoded by the coding sequence ATGTATATCAACAAGGTCCTACTTTACGGTAATATCACTCGCGATCCGGAGATGAAAGCTTTGCCTTCCGGCATGCAGGTGACGAGCTTCAGTATGGCCACCAACCGAGTTTTTAAAGATCGAGACGGCAACAAAAAAGAGCAGGCCGATTTTCACAATATCGTAGTGTTCGGGCGTCAGGCCGAAACAGTTCACCAGTATCTTAAGAAGGGCAGTGGGGTTTTTGTCGAGGGCCGAATTCAAACTCGCAGTTGGGATGATAAGTCGACTGGCGAGAAGAAATATCGGACCGAGGTGGTGGCAGATCGGATTCAGTTTGGTCCAAAATCGGCCGGTGGCGGTGGTGGCAGTTATAGCAAGACCGATTCTGTCCCTAAAGATTCAAAGGCTCCTGCTAAGGCTGAAGAGTTGGAGACAATCCAGTATCCAACCGAGGAGATTAATGCCGAGGATATTCCTTTTTAG
- the metG gene encoding methionine--tRNA ligase, producing the protein MSKSSGQKTCYLTTTLPYVNSDPHIGFALEIVQADIWARFQKLQGLEVFFNTGTDEHGVKIYRKAEEEGKEVQAYVDEYAEKFKNLKGALGLLPEINFIRTTDKHHLEAAQAFWEKCEKAGDIYKKAYKIKYCVGCELEKTDSELVDGKCPIHPNLKIEIIDEENYFFKFSKYQKALLELYEKNPNFTLPASRQNEIRAFVSRGLEDFSISRLKSKMPWGVTVPGDDSQVMYVWFDALVNYISAIGWPTDMVKFEKWWPVVQFAGKDNLRQQSAMWQAMLLSAGLPASKQIIIHGFITSGGQKMSKSLGNVIDPYVLVKEYGTEALRYFLARHVNPFEDTDVTAEAIKDAYNANLANGLGNLVSRVLKMATANGVAFKDELLKDKKLFSDTEVFYEANKKELEIFDFQKSTNAIWDVISYLDGFIQKEQPFKKIKTNKLAGEKDVEFLLVHLFVIATMLEPVMPETAKTIQNLIKSGTMPEKPLFPRKD; encoded by the coding sequence ATGTCTAAATCATCCGGTCAAAAGACCTGCTATCTTACAACTACTCTGCCTTATGTAAACTCCGATCCGCACATCGGTTTTGCTTTGGAAATTGTCCAGGCCGACATCTGGGCGCGTTTTCAAAAACTTCAGGGGCTCGAAGTGTTTTTCAATACTGGCACGGATGAGCACGGGGTAAAGATTTATCGCAAGGCCGAAGAAGAGGGTAAGGAGGTTCAGGCTTATGTCGATGAATATGCCGAAAAATTTAAAAATCTCAAAGGTGCACTAGGGTTACTGCCGGAGATAAATTTTATTCGTACTACCGATAAGCATCACCTCGAAGCGGCGCAGGCATTTTGGGAAAAATGCGAAAAAGCCGGTGATATTTATAAAAAAGCATATAAAATCAAGTATTGTGTTGGTTGTGAGCTCGAAAAGACGGACTCTGAGCTCGTAGATGGCAAATGTCCAATTCATCCCAATTTGAAAATCGAAATTATTGACGAAGAAAATTATTTCTTCAAATTTTCCAAATATCAAAAGGCCTTACTCGAACTCTATGAGAAAAATCCGAATTTTACTCTGCCTGCGAGTCGTCAAAACGAAATCAGGGCGTTTGTTTCCAGGGGACTCGAAGATTTCAGCATCTCTCGTTTGAAAAGTAAAATGCCTTGGGGTGTCACAGTGCCGGGCGACGATAGTCAGGTGATGTATGTCTGGTTTGATGCTTTGGTAAATTATATTTCCGCAATCGGTTGGCCGACTGATATGGTCAAGTTCGAGAAGTGGTGGCCGGTTGTACAATTTGCTGGCAAAGATAATTTGCGCCAACAGTCGGCGATGTGGCAGGCGATGCTCTTGTCAGCCGGTCTACCGGCGTCCAAGCAGATAATTATTCACGGCTTTATCACGAGCGGTGGCCAAAAGATGAGCAAATCCCTCGGTAATGTGATTGACCCTTATGTTCTGGTCAAAGAATACGGCACCGAAGCCTTACGATATTTCTTAGCCAGACACGTCAACCCTTTTGAGGACACAGATGTGACGGCCGAAGCTATTAAAGACGCTTACAACGCCAATTTGGCCAACGGTTTGGGTAATTTGGTGAGCCGAGTGCTTAAAATGGCCACTGCAAACGGCGTGGCTTTTAAGGACGAGTTGCTGAAAGATAAAAAATTATTTAGTGACACAGAAGTCTTTTACGAAGCTAACAAAAAAGAGCTAGAGATTTTTGACTTTCAGAAATCAACCAACGCGATTTGGGATGTAATTTCATATCTCGACGGCTTCATCCAAAAAGAACAGCCATTCAAAAAAATTAAGACCAACAAATTGGCAGGGGAAAAGGATGTCGAATTCTTGCTGGTTCATTTGTTTGTAATTGCCACAATGCTCGAACCAGTCATGCCTGAAACCGCTAAAACTATTCAAAATCTGATCAAGTCTGGCACAATGCCGGAGAAGCCGCTATTTCCGAGAAAAGATTGA
- the recA gene encoding recombinase RecA — MAFKKKVKEAKVSGANIDDTLAAIRTKFGDDSIMKLGERPKVDLDVIPTGSIGLDAALGVGGVPRGRIIEIFGPESSGKTTLALHIVAEAQKKGGICAYVDAEHAMDPEYSRKLGVKIDDLLLSQPDTGEQGLEITESLVRSGKIDVIVIDSVAALTPKDEIEGDMGQSHVGKQARLMSQALRKLTAIVARSKTIVIFINQIRMQIGVMFGNPETTPGGKALKFYTSIRLDVRRIAQIKKGEEIVGGRVRVKVVKNKVAAPFKQTEFDLMYNEGISREGEIIALGEKFGLIKKVGQSYKYGELSLGRGYDATRQFLRDKENKKIAEEILKQIKTTLKDGTAIAGAPEPDANEE, encoded by the coding sequence ATGGCCTTCAAGAAAAAAGTAAAGGAAGCAAAAGTCTCAGGAGCGAACATTGACGATACCTTGGCAGCAATCCGAACGAAATTCGGCGACGACTCAATCATGAAACTTGGCGAAAGGCCAAAAGTTGATTTAGATGTCATCCCAACCGGTTCAATCGGCTTGGACGCCGCCCTCGGTGTCGGCGGTGTCCCACGCGGCCGAATTATCGAAATCTTCGGTCCAGAATCATCCGGCAAAACCACTCTCGCCCTTCATATCGTTGCCGAAGCCCAGAAAAAAGGCGGTATTTGTGCCTACGTTGACGCTGAGCATGCCATGGACCCAGAATACTCGCGCAAGCTGGGTGTTAAAATTGATGATCTCCTACTCTCCCAGCCGGATACCGGTGAGCAGGGCCTGGAAATTACTGAAAGCTTGGTACGCTCCGGAAAAATTGATGTTATTGTCATCGACTCAGTTGCGGCGCTCACCCCGAAGGATGAGATCGAGGGTGATATGGGTCAATCGCATGTCGGCAAACAGGCCAGGCTAATGTCTCAAGCTCTCCGCAAACTTACCGCCATTGTCGCCCGCTCCAAAACTATCGTCATCTTCATCAATCAAATTCGTATGCAAATTGGCGTGATGTTCGGTAACCCCGAAACAACTCCTGGTGGCAAAGCTTTGAAATTCTACACTTCGATCCGTCTTGATGTTCGCCGAATTGCCCAAATTAAAAAGGGCGAAGAGATTGTCGGTGGCCGAGTTCGAGTTAAGGTCGTTAAAAACAAAGTCGCGGCGCCATTCAAACAGACCGAATTCGATTTGATGTACAACGAGGGCATTTCCCGCGAAGGTGAAATTATTGCATTGGGCGAGAAATTCGGCTTGATTAAAAAAGTCGGTCAATCATACAAATATGGCGAGCTCTCGCTTGGTCGCGGCTATGACGCCACCCGTCAATTCTTGAGAGACAAGGAAAACAAGAAAATCGCCGAAGAAATTTTAAAGCAAATCAAGACAACCCTTAAAGATGGCACCGCCATTGCCGGAGCTCCAGAGCCAGACGCTAACGAAGAATAA